GCGTGAGATTGCCGGCCATACCAAAAAAGATGCGATTGTGATTGTCATTGCAGTGGGTGTGGAATTTAGTGATGTTAAAGATATTTTGGGTAAGGATACTAAGGTGATCCGGACTCAGCCAAGCACACCTGCTTTTGTCGGTGAATCGGACTCGACAGTCTGTCCGGATGAGCTAATGACAGAGCAGGATATTGAAGAGGTTATGACCATATTCAAAAGCTTTGGCAGGGTTGAGATCATAAACGAAAAGCTGATGAATGTTGTGCCTTCCATCGCGAGCTCGGCACCAGCCTACACCATGCTTCTTATCGAAGCCATGGCTGACGGCGGTGTACTGCACGGTTTCCCCAGAGATCAGGCTTATCGTCTGGCCGCCCAGTCTGTATACGGTGCGGCGAAACTGGTGCTGGAAACAGGTGAGCATCCAGCCGTTCTAAAAGACCAGATATGCACCCCCGGCGGTACCACCATCGAGGCAGTGCGGGCATTGGAGGCTTCGGGATTCCGAGACGCGGTAATCTCAGCGGTTGACGCGTGCGCGCTTAAGTCCATCAGCTTATTGAAGAAATAAACGAAAAGAGGTTTTGAGCATGGATTCTTCTTTAATTACCAAATTGAGAAGAAAACTGAATCTGGAGCAGATGACATCACTCTGTTCTGGTGAAAATAACTGGGAGACCAAGTCCTATGAGGAGCTTGGAATTCCGAAAGTGGTGATGTCAGACGGCCCTCACGGCCTGCGGGTTGAGGCTGAAAAGGAAGAGGGAAAAATTGGTGTGGGTGACAGTCTGCCTGCAACCTGCTTTCCTCCGGCTACCCTTGCGGCCTGCAGTTTTGACGAATCGCTGATCCGGGAGATGGCCTCTGCTATTGCCAGGGAAGCCCACGCGGCAGGCGTTGACCTGATTTTGGGTCCTGGGCTGAACATTAAACGTTCGCCCCTGTGCGGCCGGAATTTTGAATATTATTCAGAGGACCCGTACCTGTCCGGCCATCTGGCCAAGGCTTTTGTTGAGGGCGCCAGGAGAGAGCACACCGGCGCGACCTTAAAGCATTTTCTGGGGAATAACCAGGAAACACACCGGATGACCGTCAATGCACTTATTGATGAACGGGCCTTGCGCGAAATCTATCTAAAGGGCTTTGAGATTGCGGTTAAGGAAGCGGGGCCAATGGCGGTTATGTGCTCCTACAACAGTATAAACGGTGAATTTTTATCCCAAAACAAGCATTTTCTGACAGAAATTTTGAGAAATGAGTGGGGCTTCCAGGGGATTGTAATGACCGACTGGGGGGCTGTTTATGACCGAGTAAAGGGTGTGAAGGCAGGACTTGACCTTGAAATGCCAGGAAGCGGCGGCGTCAATGATAAAAAAATATTTGACGCCATCAAGGAAGGAAAACTTAAAAAGACAAGGCTGAATGAAATGGCAGAGCGGCTCATTGCCTTTGCCCTTGAGGCAGAGAAAAACCGACAGGCAGCCGGCACACCGGAGCCTGTGGATATTAATGAGCAGCACCTGCTGGCGCGCCGTATTGCGGCTGAGAGCATGGTTCTGCTCAAAAATGAAGATAGTCTGCTGCCCCTGGATAAGGAAAAGTTAAAAACCATTGCCGTTATCGGAAAAATGGCCTTTGACCCCAGGTATCAAGGCTCAGGAAGCTCGAAGATCAATCCTTACCGGATTGAGGCGCCCTATGACGCCATTGCGGCTGAGATGGCGGACAGGGTGAAGCTGCTGACGGCCCAGGGCTATTCAGACAGCTCTGATGAAAAGCACAGGAGAATCGTAAAAGAAGCAGCGGAAACGGCCGGAAAGGCCGATGTGGCAGTGGTGTGTGCCGGTTTGCCAGATAAGCTGGAATCCGAGGGATATGACCGCACCTCCCTTAAGTTGCCCGAAAACCAGCTGGAAATGATCCAGCGTGTCTGTGAGGAACAGCCCAACACCATCGTTGTATTATTCAACGGCGGCGTGGTAGACCTGGAATTTGAAGATCAGCCAAAGGCCGTTCTGGAAGCCTGGCTGGGCGGCCAGGCCGTAGGCGCTGCAGTTTCGGATATCCTTTTTGGCTGTGTCAATCCATCAGGGCGGCTGGCAGAGACTATTCCCATGCGTCTGGAGGATACGCCCGCCTACATCAACTTTCCAGGAACAGAGGACAGTGTCAATTATGGTGAAAGTATTTTTGTAGGATACCGCTATTATGACTATGTGAACCGGTCTGTGCGCTATCCTTTTGGCTTTGGACTCAGCTATACCACCTTTGAGTACAGTGATATGAAGGCCTCAGCGGCGGATGACGGCACAGTGATCGCCAGCTGCCGTGTTAAAAACACCGGAGAGCGCGCGGGAAAAGAAGTAGTTCAGCTGTATACTGGAAAGCTGGACGGAAAGGTCCAGCGTCCGGTTCGGGAGCTGAAGGGTTTTACTAAAATTGATCTGAAGCCCGGAGAGGAAAAGGTGGTTGTCTTTGAGCTCTCCAAAGATGATTTCACTTATTTTAATCCGACCAGAAACGCCTGGATTCAGGAGGAAGGACTATACTTGATCTCCATTGGCGCATCGAGCCGGGACATTCGTCTTGAAGCAGAGGTTGCGCTGCCGGCGCCTCCCCTTCCAAAGCTCACACGTTATTCCTATATGGATGACTTCATGGCAAATCCGAGGGGATGGCAGGTGATCGAGGTGATCATGTCGCAGTTTCAGAGTGTGACAGGGAAAACCATTGATACAGGGGACGCTTTTTTCATGACGATGCTGCACGGTACGCCGGTTTCCAAAATTGTGACCTTTACCAATGGGCTGTTGAGTGATAAAAGTGTGGATCGGATTCTGGAATTTGTCAACGGTGAGGACGACAGCGAGACCTTTGACATCCGCTGCCTTTTTGAGGGTAAGGAGGAAAAAAAGAACTGGTTCCAATCCATGCTGGAGGGCATTTTTGGTAAAAAAGAGGACAATGCTTTTTACACAGTAGACTGCTCGGTTCGTGACCTGATGGCGAATCCTGAAACAAGGGCTGTGCTGGAGAAATACTGTCCGGATGAGTACCTGAATGGCGAAATCATGGATATGATCATCAGTATGGGGGTCACCATGCGTAAGGTGCAGAAGCTGATCCCTGATGAGTACTACCCCTACAGTCTGCTTAGAACCATTGACGAAGAGCTGAGGCTGATTTCAAAAGATAACAAAGAAGAAATGTAAATTTTGCTTGACTTGAAGTGGACTCCAGGTGTTATGCTGTATAGAAAGAGACAAAACGAATTTTAATTTGGAGGTAGAAAAGCATGACCATTTCGGAAGTGGCAAAAAAATATAATCTTTCCGCGGATACGATCCGTTATTATGAACGGATCGGGCTGATACCCAGAGTAAACCGAAACGCCAGCGGGATTCGTGATTTTACAGAAAATGACTGCGGCTGGGTCGAGTTTATCAAATGCATGCGTGGGGCAGGGCTGCCCATTGAGGCCTTGATCGACTATGTTGCTCTTTTTCAGCAGGGGGACATAACTGTCGAAGCCCGCAAGACCATTCTGGTTGAGCAGCGTGATGTGCTGGTTGAGCGCATGAAAGAAATGCAGAGTACGCTGGAGCGTCTGAACCAGAAGATCGAGCATTATGAGGAAGGAATCCATGCCGCTGAAAAGCGCCTTCAAAAAAGAGAGGCCTAAAATTTAAAAGTAAAGTAAGCTAAGACAGGCGCGTGCCAAAGCGGCATGCGCCTGTTTTTGCAGTTTAGGCTTTTTTAGTTTTATTTTCAGATCATTTGGGCTATAATAAAAGGTAAAAGAAAGATAAAGAAGGTTAACCATGAAAGTTTTGACAGTTGATACGGCCACGATCGTCGCAACCGCAGCGGTAGTGGATGAAAATAAATTGATTTGCGAGACCATCGTCAATTTTCAGAAAAAGCATTCTGAAAAGCTGATGCCCGCCATCGACCATATGTTGAAGGACGCAGGTCTGACCATTCAGGATATGGACGCTTTTGGCATTGTTAACGGGCCAGGCTCCTTTACAGGGCTACGCATTGGCATGGCGACGGTCAAGGGGTTTGCCCAGGCCCTTGATAAGCCGGTGATCCCGATTTCTACGCTGGAAGCACTGGCCTATAACCTGCCCTATGCAGACGGTGTTGTCTGTCCGATCCTTGACGCCCAGCGGTCACAGGTTTATACGGGTCTGTTCCGCTTTAACGAGGAGGAGGGCATGGTGGCCGAGCTTGAGGATTCCGTCATGGACATCGAGGCTCTTATCGGAATTTTGCAAAATTATGCCGATGGCCCGATTTATCTTCTGGGAGACGGCGTTCCGCGTTTTTATGAAACGATGGTCGAGGCCCTGCCGGGAATCATTAAGGTGAAGCAGCATTTATCCATGAACCGGGCTTCATCGGCGGGAACTCTGGCGGTTGAGCGCGCACTTAAAAAGCAGTGGCAGGATTACAAAAGCGTCGAGCCGGTTTACATTCGTCCTTCCTATGCCGAAGAGCAGAAAAAATAGGATGACCGTAAAAATACGCGAGATGCAGGAGCAGGACGCTCCCCGCTTATATGAAATTGGACAGGCCTGCGGCTTAGGTTCATGGTCGCTCGAGTCCTATATCAATGAATACAATAATCCCATTGCCAAATATCTGGTGGTGGAGGCAGAGGACCAGGTGGTCGGCTTTGCGGGCATCTGGTGCGTGGTGGATGAGGCACAGGTTATGAATGTTGGTATTCTTGGAAAATACCGGCAAAACGGTCTGGGCACCTTGCTCATGGAGGCTTTGGTCAATACTGCCAGAGTCCAGGGATGCAGTTGTATGACCTTGGAGGTCAAGGAAACCAATATGGCTGCGATCTGCCTTTACAAAAAAATGGGTTTCTCAGCCACCAGTATTCGTGAGAACTATTACCCGGACCACGTGAACGGCCTTATGATGAGGAGGGGTGATCTTGGATAAAAAATCTTTAGTGACAGCGATTATCGTAGGGATCGTATTCCCTGTTTTTGTGCTTATAACCTCGATAGAGTGTGCGGTGTTTAACCGCGGTTTTTTTCTGGATCAGCTGGATAAAAATAATGTGTCCCAGACAACCGGTATTGCGTCTAAGGAGCTGCCAGCTGTGACAGACCAGATTTTTGCTTTCCTGAAAGGAGAGCGTGAGGATTTTAATATTTATGCCGAGAAGGAAAATGATCTGTATGTGCCGCTTTTCAATCAGGAAGAGCTGATTCATATGGAGGATGTGCGCGGCCTTTTAAAGGCAGCGGTGATCGTTCAGGCAGTGTGCGGTGTTCTGCTTCTGGCAGGACTCGCTCTGCTTTTTTTCTGGAACCGGGCGGCGATGGCCAAAGCAGTGTTTGGCGGCTCTGTTTTCGGTCTGGTACTGCTTCTGGCGTCCGGACTGGCAGCTGTTTTTGATTTTACGGCTGTTTTTCAGGCGGCGCACAGACTGATTTTTACCAATGACTACTGGTATCTGGACCCGAATGAAAGTGTCTTGATCAACATTGTACCTGAGCCTTATTTTATTGCTCTGGGGTTAAGAATCGTTGTTATCGCAGCGGTGGTTTACCTGATCTTCGCTGTGGGCGGCGGCTTTTTCAGCCGGCGTCTTGCCCAGAGAAAGTTTATGAAAAATTCAAAAAGAAAATTTTAGAAAGTGAGTTCTATGAAAATATTAAGTATTGAGACATCCTGTGATGAAACCTCGGTGGCAGTGGTCGAGGACGGAAGAAAAGTTCTGACCAACCGGATTTACTCACAGATTGATATTCATAAAAAATATGGCGGTGTGGTGCCTGAGATTGCATCCAGAAATCATGTGATGAAACTGCCGTATATTATCGAGGAGGCTCTTGAGGAAAGTGGACTCGGTTTTTCAGACCTTGACGCCATCGCGGTTACAAACGGCCCAGGACTGGTGGGCGCGCTGCTGATCGGCGTTTCCGAGGCTAAAGCCTTAGCCTACAGCTTGGGGCTGCCTTTAATTGGCGTCAATCACATTGAAGGGCATATCGCTGCGAATTTTATCCAGTACCCCGATTTGGTGCCGCCCTTTTTAACCCTGGTGGTGTCCGGCGGCCATAGCCATCTGGTGATGGTACGCGATTACCAGACCTTTGAAATCATCGGAAAAACAAGGGATGACGCAGCCGGAGAAGCCTACGATAAGATTTCAAGGGTTTTGGGGCTGGGATACCCCGGAGGCCCTGCCATCGACAGCGCGGCAAAGAAAGGAGATCCCCATGCGGTTGAATTCCCAAGGGTATTTTTGGAAAAGGGCAGCTATGATTTCAGCTTCAGTGGTTTGAAATCTGCGGTGCTGAATTACCTGAACAGTAAAAAGATGAAGGAAGAACCCATTGTCGTGGAAGATGTAGCAGCCTCTTTTCAGCTGGCCGTCATTGAGGTGCTGGTTGAAAAAGCCATTCATTGCGCGCTGGAGCAAAAGGTGGATAAAATATGTATGGCCGGCGGTGTTTCAGCCAACAGTCTGCTGCGGGAAATGATGCGAGAAAAAGCAAAGGAAAACGGACTCGAGCTTTATTACCCAGCACCCATATTGTGTACAGACAATGCGGCGATGATCGGCTCTATGGCTTATTATAACTATATCAGTGATGTAAAAAGCGATTTGTATTTGAATGCTGTGCCGGGACTGAAAATCGGCACCAGATAAACCATATACAGGTGTTTTGCGATTGGTTTGATGAAAAAACACAATATATAGCGGTATGCGTCGAAATAACGTATACCGATTTTAATGTAACTGGAAAGAGGTGCATCCGATTTGAATCGAATCAGGCAATGGCTTCAGGGCGGTCCTCATAGTGAGCATAAAGGCGGTCTTGAAATTTTAAAATATATTGGCCCGGGATTGCTGGTTACGGTGGGTTTCATTGACCCAGGAAACTGGGCTTCCAATGTGGCGGCCGGCGCGGAGTATGGCTATTCGCTGCTGTGGATGGTAACACTCTCGACCATTATGCTTATTATTTTACAGCACAATGCTGCCCATCTGGGGATTGCGACAGGCTATTGCATGTCGGAGGCGGCCAGCCAGTATCTGCCCAAGTGGCTGAGCATGCCAGTTCTGTCGACCGCGGTTTTGGCCACTGTCGCCACGGTCATGGCAGAGGTGATGGGCGGTGCCATTGCGCTGGAAATGCTTTTTTCGATTCCCATAAAAATTGGCTCGGTTCTGGTAACAGCCCTGGCACTCTTTTTGCTTTTAAGCAACTCCTATAAAAAACTGGAACGCTGGATCATCGGGTTTGTGTCATTGATCGGTGTTTCTTTCTTAATCGAGATACTGATGGTCCATGTCGACTGGGGCGCTGCTGCTGTTTCCTGGGTTAAGCCCTCAACGCCGCCGGGTTCCATGCTGGTCATCATGAGTGTGCTGGGCGCGGTGGTAATGCCACACAACCTTTTCCTTCACTCTGAAATTATCCAGAGCCGCCAGTGGAACACGAAGGAAGAATCCGTCATTAAAAATCAGCTGAAATTTGAGTTTACAGATACGCTGGTTTCCATGATTATCGGATGGGCGATCAACAGCGCCATGATCTTGATGGCGGCAGCCACCTTTTATAAAGCGGGGTTTCAGGTCACAGAGCTCTCGCAGGCTGCGGATATGCTCAAGCCGCTGGTAGGTTCGGGCGCGTCGCTCCTCTTTGCTTTCGCCCTTTTGCTGGCAGGAATCAGCTCATCCGTCACCGCTGGAATGGCGGGTGGTACCATTGTTGCGGGGATGTTCAAGGAGCCCTACGATATTCATGACCGTCACAGTCAGCTGGGGATCATTGGCATCTTTCTGGCATCGCTGGTCATTATCTTCTTTATTACCGACCCTTTTATGGGGCTGGTCTACAGCCAGATGCTTTTGTCCATACAGCTGCCCATCACAATTTTCCTGCAAATTTATCTGACTACCTCCCGGAAAATCATGGGAAAATTTGCCAATGGCAAAATTGACTTTACAATCCTGCTGATTGTCGGACTGCTGGTTACAGCGCTTAATATTATGTTGCTGGTGAGCAGTTTTTAGTGGGGGTTGGATCTTAAAACGCAATAAACCAGAATATGTAGCGGTATACGTTGTTTTGACGTATACCTTTTTTATTATTGACTAGCTACTTTCAATCAATACCGATTGAGAGCAGCTTTTCCATGTTTATGGCAGGAGCGATCTGGGAATAAAACTGGTGGTCTTCAGGCGGCCATGGTGTAGTCTGGGGTTTCATGGATAATGGAGAACAAGATTATGCTAGCTCTAATGGTATTTCTTGGATGATTTTTGCCGAACTTATTAAGATAAAGATAAAGATACAGATTTAAAATATGAAAAAATTAAAGTAGAGTTGTTTTTTAGCAGACTTATAATCAGATGATGTGGTTGTAATAATACTGATCCAGAAAAATTATCAGAATTGTCTGAAAGCTCTTTTGAGAGGACATTTCCAAAAAACATTAAGTAATCCTGAAAAAAGTCATTAAATTTATTAAAAAGGTCTTGCAAATTTTGAGAGAATGGTTTAATATAATGTTAGCACTCGGAGGTAATGAGTGCTAACAAGAAGAAAATAATAAAAATTATAAATCATTAAAAATGGAGGAATCAAAAATGAGTTTAAAACCATTGGGAGACAAGGTTGTAATCAAAGTTAAAGAAGAAGAAGTAACGACTTCTAGCGGTATTGTGTTACCAGGTTCTGCACAGGAAAAACCACAGCAGGGAACCGTTGTCGCTGTAGGCTCCGGTGAAATCGTTGATGGCAAAAAAGTGCCGCTGGATGTAAAGGAAGGCGATGAAGTTATCTATTCTAAATACGCTGGCTCTGAAGTAAAAGTCGGTGAAGAAGAATTCTTGATTTTGAAACAGTCTGACATCTTAGCAATTGTTGGATAATTCAGAAAACTACATTTAATAGATTATAAATTTTCAGGAGGAAGATTAAAATGGCAAAAGATATTAAATTCAGTGCAGACGCCAGAGAATCACTGATTGCTGGCGTAGATAAATTGGCAGACGCTGTCAAAGTAACCTTAGGACCAAAAGGAAGAAACGTTATCTTAGCAAAGAGCTACGGTGCTCCAACCATTACAAACGATGGTGTTACCATTGCTAAAGAAATTGAACTGGAAGACGCTTTTGAAAACATGGGCGCTCAGCTGGTTAAAGAAGTTGCTACCAAAACAAACGATGTAGCTGGTGATGGTACTACTACCGCTACCTTATTAGCTCAGGCTATCGTAAGAGAAGGTAACAGAAACGTTGTAGCTGGCGCGAATCCGATGGTTCTGAAAAAAGGGATCGAAAAGGCTGTGGAAGTTGTTGTTGATGAACTGAAAGCCAACAGCAAACCAGTAGAAACCAGAGAAGCAAAAGCTCAGGTTGCCTCTATTTCTGCCGCTGATACCGAAATCGGTGATTTAATTGCAGAAGCCATGACTAAAGTCGGTGACGATGGTGTTATCACGGTTGAAGAAGGCAAGGGCATGGGTACTGAACTGGAATTTACAGAAGGTATGCAGTTTGACAGAGGATACTTATCTGGTTACATGGTAACCGATACTGAAAAAATGGTTGCAGAATTAGACAACCCGTATATCTTAATTACAGACAAGAAAATCACAAATATCCAGGAATTACTCCCAGTGCTGGAACAGATTGTACAGCAGGGTGCTAAGCTCTTAATCATTGCTGAAGATGTTGAAGGCGAAGCTTTAACAACCTTAGTACTGAACAAATTAAGAGGAACCTTCAATTGTGTCGCTGTTAAAGCTCCTGGCTTCGGTGACAGAAGAAAAGCCATGTTACAGGATATCGCTGCTTTAACAGGCGGTCAGGTAATCTCAGAAGAAGTTGGCCTGGAACTGAAAAATGCCGACATGTCTATGTTAGGACGCGCGCGTCAGGTTAAGGTTGACAAGGACAATACCATTGTTGTTGACGGCCAGGGCGACCGTGCGGTTGTTGAAGAAAGAGTTGCTCAGATCAAGGCTCAGATCCCTGAAACCACATCTGATTACGACAAAGAAAAATTACAGGAACGTCTGGCTAAACTGGCTGGCGGTGTAGCTGTAATTCAGGTTGGCGCTGCTACCGAAGTAGAACTGAAAGAACGCAAATACCGCATCGAGGACGCATTAAACGCGACAAGAGCTGGTGTTGAAGAAGGTATGGTACCTGGTGGTGGATCTGCATTCATCGAAACCTTAGACAAGGTAGACGCTTTAATTGAAACACTGGAAGGCGACGAAAAAATCGGTGCGACAATCATCCGCCGTGCTATTGAAGAACCAGTTCGTCAGATTGCTGAAAACGCTGGTCTTGAAGGCTCTGTTATCGTCAATGAACTGCGTAACAAAGACGCTGGCGTTGGCTTCAATGCCGCTACAGGCGAATTCGTCAACATGATCGAAGCTGGCATCATCGACCCGACCAAGGTAACCCGTACAGCGATCCAGAATGCAGCCAGCATCTGCGCTATGTTCTTAACCACCGAAGTTGCTGTTGCCGATTTACCGGAAGAAGCAGCTCCTGCAATGCCACCAATGGGCGGCGGCGGAATGCCAATGATGTAATAGAAGCCAATATAAATAAAATGATATGATTTTATAACAGGCAGGATATTAAGTGAAAGCTTAATATCCTGCTTTTTTT
The DNA window shown above is from Eubacterium limosum and carries:
- the proC gene encoding pyrroline-5-carboxylate reductase, which encodes MKDTIGFIGCGNMAQAMIGGVVSSGLFTGEHIIAYDPSESQRQKVAEKFGIRTAESNIAVAGEADYLVLAVKPFVYADVLREIAGHTKKDAIVIVIAVGVEFSDVKDILGKDTKVIRTQPSTPAFVGESDSTVCPDELMTEQDIEEVMTIFKSFGRVEIINEKLMNVVPSIASSAPAYTMLLIEAMADGGVLHGFPRDQAYRLAAQSVYGAAKLVLETGEHPAVLKDQICTPGGTTIEAVRALEASGFRDAVISAVDACALKSISLLKK
- a CDS encoding glycoside hydrolase family 3 C-terminal domain-containing protein translates to MDSSLITKLRRKLNLEQMTSLCSGENNWETKSYEELGIPKVVMSDGPHGLRVEAEKEEGKIGVGDSLPATCFPPATLAACSFDESLIREMASAIAREAHAAGVDLILGPGLNIKRSPLCGRNFEYYSEDPYLSGHLAKAFVEGARREHTGATLKHFLGNNQETHRMTVNALIDERALREIYLKGFEIAVKEAGPMAVMCSYNSINGEFLSQNKHFLTEILRNEWGFQGIVMTDWGAVYDRVKGVKAGLDLEMPGSGGVNDKKIFDAIKEGKLKKTRLNEMAERLIAFALEAEKNRQAAGTPEPVDINEQHLLARRIAAESMVLLKNEDSLLPLDKEKLKTIAVIGKMAFDPRYQGSGSSKINPYRIEAPYDAIAAEMADRVKLLTAQGYSDSSDEKHRRIVKEAAETAGKADVAVVCAGLPDKLESEGYDRTSLKLPENQLEMIQRVCEEQPNTIVVLFNGGVVDLEFEDQPKAVLEAWLGGQAVGAAVSDILFGCVNPSGRLAETIPMRLEDTPAYINFPGTEDSVNYGESIFVGYRYYDYVNRSVRYPFGFGLSYTTFEYSDMKASAADDGTVIASCRVKNTGERAGKEVVQLYTGKLDGKVQRPVRELKGFTKIDLKPGEEKVVVFELSKDDFTYFNPTRNAWIQEEGLYLISIGASSRDIRLEAEVALPAPPLPKLTRYSYMDDFMANPRGWQVIEVIMSQFQSVTGKTIDTGDAFFMTMLHGTPVSKIVTFTNGLLSDKSVDRILEFVNGEDDSETFDIRCLFEGKEEKKNWFQSMLEGIFGKKEDNAFYTVDCSVRDLMANPETRAVLEKYCPDEYLNGEIMDMIISMGVTMRKVQKLIPDEYYPYSLLRTIDEELRLISKDNKEEM
- a CDS encoding MerR family transcriptional regulator, whose product is MTISEVAKKYNLSADTIRYYERIGLIPRVNRNASGIRDFTENDCGWVEFIKCMRGAGLPIEALIDYVALFQQGDITVEARKTILVEQRDVLVERMKEMQSTLERLNQKIEHYEEGIHAAEKRLQKREA
- the tsaB gene encoding tRNA (adenosine(37)-N6)-threonylcarbamoyltransferase complex dimerization subunit type 1 TsaB; the protein is MKVLTVDTATIVATAAVVDENKLICETIVNFQKKHSEKLMPAIDHMLKDAGLTIQDMDAFGIVNGPGSFTGLRIGMATVKGFAQALDKPVIPISTLEALAYNLPYADGVVCPILDAQRSQVYTGLFRFNEEEGMVAELEDSVMDIEALIGILQNYADGPIYLLGDGVPRFYETMVEALPGIIKVKQHLSMNRASSAGTLAVERALKKQWQDYKSVEPVYIRPSYAEEQKK
- the rimI gene encoding ribosomal protein S18-alanine N-acetyltransferase, which encodes MTVKIREMQEQDAPRLYEIGQACGLGSWSLESYINEYNNPIAKYLVVEAEDQVVGFAGIWCVVDEAQVMNVGILGKYRQNGLGTLLMEALVNTARVQGCSCMTLEVKETNMAAICLYKKMGFSATSIRENYYPDHVNGLMMRRGDLG
- a CDS encoding TIGR01906 family membrane protein, which codes for MDKKSLVTAIIVGIVFPVFVLITSIECAVFNRGFFLDQLDKNNVSQTTGIASKELPAVTDQIFAFLKGEREDFNIYAEKENDLYVPLFNQEELIHMEDVRGLLKAAVIVQAVCGVLLLAGLALLFFWNRAAMAKAVFGGSVFGLVLLLASGLAAVFDFTAVFQAAHRLIFTNDYWYLDPNESVLINIVPEPYFIALGLRIVVIAAVVYLIFAVGGGFFSRRLAQRKFMKNSKRKF
- the tsaD gene encoding tRNA (adenosine(37)-N6)-threonylcarbamoyltransferase complex transferase subunit TsaD, which translates into the protein MKILSIETSCDETSVAVVEDGRKVLTNRIYSQIDIHKKYGGVVPEIASRNHVMKLPYIIEEALEESGLGFSDLDAIAVTNGPGLVGALLIGVSEAKALAYSLGLPLIGVNHIEGHIAANFIQYPDLVPPFLTLVVSGGHSHLVMVRDYQTFEIIGKTRDDAAGEAYDKISRVLGLGYPGGPAIDSAAKKGDPHAVEFPRVFLEKGSYDFSFSGLKSAVLNYLNSKKMKEEPIVVEDVAASFQLAVIEVLVEKAIHCALEQKVDKICMAGGVSANSLLREMMREKAKENGLELYYPAPILCTDNAAMIGSMAYYNYISDVKSDLYLNAVPGLKIGTR
- a CDS encoding Nramp family divalent metal transporter, coding for MNRIRQWLQGGPHSEHKGGLEILKYIGPGLLVTVGFIDPGNWASNVAAGAEYGYSLLWMVTLSTIMLIILQHNAAHLGIATGYCMSEAASQYLPKWLSMPVLSTAVLATVATVMAEVMGGAIALEMLFSIPIKIGSVLVTALALFLLLSNSYKKLERWIIGFVSLIGVSFLIEILMVHVDWGAAAVSWVKPSTPPGSMLVIMSVLGAVVMPHNLFLHSEIIQSRQWNTKEESVIKNQLKFEFTDTLVSMIIGWAINSAMILMAAATFYKAGFQVTELSQAADMLKPLVGSGASLLFAFALLLAGISSSVTAGMAGGTIVAGMFKEPYDIHDRHSQLGIIGIFLASLVIIFFITDPFMGLVYSQMLLSIQLPITIFLQIYLTTSRKIMGKFANGKIDFTILLIVGLLVTALNIMLLVSSF
- the groES gene encoding co-chaperone GroES, whose protein sequence is MSLKPLGDKVVIKVKEEEVTTSSGIVLPGSAQEKPQQGTVVAVGSGEIVDGKKVPLDVKEGDEVIYSKYAGSEVKVGEEEFLILKQSDILAIVG
- the groL gene encoding chaperonin GroEL (60 kDa chaperone family; promotes refolding of misfolded polypeptides especially under stressful conditions; forms two stacked rings of heptamers to form a barrel-shaped 14mer; ends can be capped by GroES; misfolded proteins enter the barrel where they are refolded when GroES binds), with product MAKDIKFSADARESLIAGVDKLADAVKVTLGPKGRNVILAKSYGAPTITNDGVTIAKEIELEDAFENMGAQLVKEVATKTNDVAGDGTTTATLLAQAIVREGNRNVVAGANPMVLKKGIEKAVEVVVDELKANSKPVETREAKAQVASISAADTEIGDLIAEAMTKVGDDGVITVEEGKGMGTELEFTEGMQFDRGYLSGYMVTDTEKMVAELDNPYILITDKKITNIQELLPVLEQIVQQGAKLLIIAEDVEGEALTTLVLNKLRGTFNCVAVKAPGFGDRRKAMLQDIAALTGGQVISEEVGLELKNADMSMLGRARQVKVDKDNTIVVDGQGDRAVVEERVAQIKAQIPETTSDYDKEKLQERLAKLAGGVAVIQVGAATEVELKERKYRIEDALNATRAGVEEGMVPGGGSAFIETLDKVDALIETLEGDEKIGATIIRRAIEEPVRQIAENAGLEGSVIVNELRNKDAGVGFNAATGEFVNMIEAGIIDPTKVTRTAIQNAASICAMFLTTEVAVADLPEEAAPAMPPMGGGGMPMM